CTCAATACTTGACTTAGCGCGTGTGGGATACTGTCGGCGCAAGCAGAGTGGAGTATGCGCTTTGACGCTGACTGGATGTCTCGCGCTGACGATCGGATTCTGGAACATCTAGCTGATGCTGGGCCCGATACACCCAAAAAGATGGCTGAGAGCGACCGTGTACGATTCTCTAGACAACACATCAACGCTCGCTGTAAGACGCTCGTCGAGTATGGACTCCTCGTTCATCTCGGCAACGGTGTCTACGACATTACTCGTGAGGGCAAACAGTATCTCGCCGGTGAACTCGACGTTCGAGACCTCGAGTCCAATTAAATTCAATTGGGGAAAAGTCGGTCTTGGATAAATATAGGGAGCCATAGAACGCTTCCTACGGTGTTGATTTCATCCATTTTGACGGTGAACACGCCGATAAATGGGTTTGCGAAGATACCTCCGGCCAAACAGTTAATATAGTGTCAATACTCTCTTGAGTATGAACCTCTCGTTCCGGTATCCCGACGGTTTGGTAGTTCTCTTGGGAATAGTAATAGCCGTTTTAGCAAGCATTGTACTTCCTGCGACCGGCTATTCAGGAGGTGTCAATCTAAACTGGCTACAGTTATCCGGATTGGCAATTATGTTTCTTGGAATTGCACTCATCATGTGGAATGACAGGAAGGAATAGCGACAGGCCTGATATGTAGCTCGCCTGTACTTACCGATTCAGGGAGCAAAGAAATGATCCAGACCGCTTCTGATCTCAATTCAGTCGACGTACTGTGATACCCACTCACGACGCTCCACGATTACTTGCTCTCCCTCACCTGTGATCGCGTAATAGTTCGTGCGTCTGTCGAGTTGCCCTTTCTCGACGAGCTCCTTGTTGACGACCGTATCGAGATTGGGATACAGCCGACCATGATTGATCTCTGAACTGTAGTACTGCTCGATCTCATCTTTGACATCCTGTCCAGATGGCTGATCAGCGCCCGCGATCACGTACAGCAGGTCTCGTTGGAATCCTGTAAGGTCGTCCATGGCCCAGCCATTCAGGCGAGATGATATTTGTTATTCTACACGTACGTAGATGTAAGCTAATCCAACTAGTCGGTTCTTTATACCACTAGCTGACTCTCGTTCCATTCACGACATTCTGAGACTGTAGTCGTGGTGGAGCGACACTCGAAGGATTCGATCCA
Above is a genomic segment from Natronorubrum aibiense containing:
- a CDS encoding MarR family transcriptional regulator; this translates as MRFDADWMSRADDRILEHLADAGPDTPKKMAESDRVRFSRQHINARCKTLVEYGLLVHLGNGVYDITREGKQYLAGELDVRDLESN
- a CDS encoding PadR family transcriptional regulator, whose product is MDDLTGFQRDLLYVIAGADQPSGQDVKDEIEQYYSSEINHGRLYPNLDTVVNKELVEKGQLDRRTNYYAITGEGEQVIVERREWVSQYVD